From the Musa acuminata AAA Group cultivar baxijiao chromosome BXJ3-7, Cavendish_Baxijiao_AAA, whole genome shotgun sequence genome, one window contains:
- the LOC135642234 gene encoding uncharacterized protein LOC135642234 isoform X2, protein MGSLGAAIDSNHRRPKFLCLHGFRTSGAIMRSQVVGKWPEEVIGRLDLVFPDAPFPAEGKSDVEGIFPPPYYEWFQFDKDFLEYRNLDKCFAYIEDLMIEHGPFDGLMGFSQGAILSAALVGLQARGSALTRVPKVKHLIIIGGAKFQSPAVAEKAYASAVDCTSLHFLGDMDFLKKHGEALLESFINPYVIRHPKGHTVPRLDDKSLETMRDFLQKIENDLPRDAPCNDKHEEVHLS, encoded by the exons ATGGGGAGCCTCGGGGCCGCGATCGACTCCAACCATCGGAGGCCGAAGTTCCTGTGCCTCCATGGCTTCCGCACCAGCGGCGCGATCATGCGGTCGCAGGTGGTGGGGAAGTGGCCGGAGGAGGTAATCGGTCGATTGGACCTCGTCTTCCCCGACGCGCCCTTTCCCGCCGAGGGCAAGTCGGACGTCGAAGGCATATTCCCTCCTCCCTATTACGAGTGGTTCCAATTCGATAAA GATTTTTTGGAGTACAGGAACTTGGATAAATGCTTCGCCTACATCGAAGACCTCATGATCGAGCACGGACCGTTCGATGGCCTCATGGGCTTCTCTCAA GGTGCGATTCTCTCGGCGGCACTCGTGGGTCTTCAAGCGAGG GGGTCGGCCTTGACGAGGGTACCGAAGGTGAAGCATCTGATTATAATTGGAGGGGCGAAGTTCCAATCGCCGGCGGTGGCCGAGAAGGCGTATGCGTCTGCTGTCGATTGCACGTCGCTCCACTTTTTAG GTGACATGGACTTCTTAAAAAAGCATGGTGAAGCACTATTAGAGTCCTTTATAAATCCATACGTCATCCGGCATCCCAAGGGCCACACTGTCCCTAGGCTTG ATGATAAAAGTCTGGAGACAATGCGTGATTTTCTGCAGAAGATTGAAAATGATCTGCCCCGCGATGCACCATGTAATGATAAGCATGAGGAAGTACATTTGAGTTAA
- the LOC103991533 gene encoding uncharacterized protein LOC103991533 encodes MWWDEEFREEEEEEAEEEEQRESPVDFDFFSLLSKPKDYYKILEVDYDATEEIIRSNYIRLALKWHPDKKKEESATSRFQEINEAYKVLSDPVKRREYDEKGVCVVEDYNAIEYLNRYKGLILTCNGLGIRYPIW; translated from the exons ATGTGGTGGGACGAAGAAttccgagaagaagaagaagaagaagcggaggAAGAGGAGCAGCGAGAATCTCCGGTCGATTTCGATTTCTTCTCCCTCCTGTCCAAGCCAAAG GATTACTACAAGATACTGGAAGTTGATTATGATGCTACTGAAGAAATAATCCGTTCCAACTATATTCGTCTGGCATTG AAATGGCATCCTGATAAGAAAAAGGAGGAAAGTGCTACTTCAAGATTTCAAGAAATTAACGAGGCATACAAAG TTTTAAGTGATCCTGTCAAAAGGCGAGAGTATGATGAGAAGGGAGTCTGTGTAGTCGAAGACTATAATGCTATT GAATACCTGAACCGATACAAGGGCCTGATATTAACATGCAATGGCCTTGGCATTAGATATCCAATATGGTGA
- the LOC103991527 gene encoding pentatricopeptide repeat-containing protein At5g27460: MATASLFAALLRRCCSRNPSAPSLRTSPFALLESSRPFSSGPPTSEVLAVEEGTAASEDNLRSRIFRLRLPKRSATDALDRWSGEGRTVTASGLRQITKDLMRLQRYKHALEIITWMDSNGPFQLSSSDHASRLDLIIKVHTIAEAETYFKKLTTSASKKAAAFPLLHYYVKARDLQKAESLMSMLQNCGLAVDAHPFNEMMKLYMATDKFKSVTHVIQYMLRSKISLNVLSYTLWMNACGKLSGIASAEMVLMKMINDKNVEVGWSTYSTLANIYTNSGYIDKAYDALRVAEEKLSVTKRLAYYFIMTNYSALSDRDGVLRLWESSKKVPGRITCANYMCVILCLVKVGDIREAERIFRTWESECRNYDVRVSNVLLGAYMRNGWMHKAESLHLHTLEKGARPNYKTWEILMEGWVNNRQMDRAVEAMKKGFSMLKDCQWRPPAAILMSIAEYFEEHGSVDEAKTFVKVLRGLGLMDLPLYKLFLRTHIKAGRVVPNILRMMGQGQIDLDEETLSLIQRMSNVSSTVDDDFLCQN; the protein is encoded by the exons ATGGCCACCGCGTCCCTCTTCGCCGCCCTGCTCCGGCGATGTTGCTCGAGAAACCCTAGCGCTCCCAGCCTCCGGACCTCACCGTTTGCCTTACTCGAAAGCTCTCGGCCCTTCTCCTCGGGCCCTCCGACGAGCGAAGTCTTGGCTGTCGAAGAGGGGACCGCCGCCTCCGAGGACAATCTCCGGAGCCGAATCTTTCGGCTCCGATTGCCTAAGCGGAGCGCGACGGACGCCCTAGACAGATGGTCCGGAGAGGGGCGCACGGTGACGGCGTCGGGGCTCCGCCAGATCACCAAGGACCTCATGAGGTTGCAGCGCTACAAGCACGCCCTCGAG ATTATAACATGGATGGATTCAAATGGCCCTTTCCAATTATCGTCCTCAGATCATGCAAGCAGACTTGATTTGATAATTAAAGTCCACACTATAGCTGAAGCTGAAACTTATTTCAAGAAGCTAACTACCAGTGCTTCAAAGAAGGCTGCAGCTTTTCCTCTTCTACATTACTATGTGAAAGCAAGAGACTTGCAGAAAGCTGAGTCCCTAATGTCTATGCTGCAGAATTGTGGGTTGGCCGTGGATGCTCACCCTTTTAATGAGATGATGAAGTTGTACATGGCCACAGATAAGTTCAAATCAGTTACTCATGTAATCCAGTACATGCTACGCTCCAAAATATCTCTTAATGTTCTTTCGTACACCCTTTGGATGAATGCATGTGGTAAGTTGTCTGGTATTGCTTCTGCGGAAATGGTTCTGATGAAAATGATAAATGACAAGAATGTTGAGGTTGGTTGGAGCACATACTCAACTTTGGCCAATATTTACACAAATTCTGGATACATTGACAAAGCATATGATGCACTCAGAGTTGCTGAGGAAAAGCTTTCTGTGACAAAGCGTCTTGCCTATTATTTTATCATGACTAACTATTCTGCTCTGAGTGACAGGGACGGGGTTTTGAGATTGTGGGAGTCCAGTAAAAAGGTACCTGGTAGAATAACTTGTGCAAACTACATGTGTGTGATATTATGTTTGGTGAAAGTTGGTGACATTCGAGAAGCTGAGAGAATCTTTAGGACATGGGAATCAGAATGCAGAAATTATGATGTCAGGGTTTCCAATGTTCTTCTAGGAGCTTATATGAGGAATGGATGGATGCATAAAGCTGAGTCATTGCATCTTCATACTTTGGAGAAAGGTGCCCGCCCAAATTACAAGACATGGGAGATTCTGATGGAGGGATGGGTGAATAACAGGCAGATGGATAGAGCTGTGGAAGCCATGAAGAAAGGTTTCTCTATGTTAAAAGATTGTCAATGGAGGCCTCCAGCTGCAATCTTGATGTCCATTGCAGAGTATTTTGAGGAGCACGGCAGTGTTGATGAggcaaaaacatttgtcaaggtTCTTCGAGGTTTGGGCTTAATGGATTTACCCTTGTACAAGTTGTTTCTCAGAACACACATAAAAGCTGGGCGAGTTGTTCCAAATATTCTTAGGATGATGGGACAAGGTCAAATAGACCTGGATGAGGAAACTCTATCACTTATTCAACGGATGAGCAATGTCAGCAGCACTGTGGATGATGATTTTCTTTGTCAGAATTGA
- the LOC103991532 gene encoding uncharacterized protein LOC103991532 isoform X2 has product MELSAPPRSLPSLLRRPFVPTISPLLLVSSRRLPNKSLLASRSPKSVPGLNRSIGRPLRATASGEEASTTVVADYDTPKRVVGPSVLVNSSSAEEDVPDEGGEQISEASDDLLPKLNLKVLSSPSASDEETSTTVVAGDDTPKPVVGPSFLMNSSSAEEDVPDEGGEQISEVADDLLSKLNLKMDLEDTYTILFYGAGTLVTLLILSAIISSIDSVPLFSKAMEVFGLGFTVWFSFRYLIYKENRDELVSKLDDLKQKIVGPSDN; this is encoded by the exons ATGGAGCTCTCCGCGCCTCCCCGCAGCCTCCCTTCCCTCCTCCGCCGCCCCTTCGTCCCCACCATCTCCCCTCTCCTTCTCGTTTCGTCTCGCCGGCTCCCCAACAAGTCTCTCCTCGCCTCCCGCTCCCCCAAATCGGTTCCTG GGTTGAATCGCTCCATTGGTCGCCCGCTGCGGGCCACAGCCTCGGGCGAGGAGGCCTCCACGACCGTCGTAGCCGATTATGACACACCGAAGCGGGTCGTAGGACCTTCCGTTTTGGTGAATTCGTCTTCTGCTGAGGAAGACGTCCCCGATGAAGGTGGCGAACAAATTTCTGAGGCTTCGGATGATCTGTTACCTAAGCTCAATCTCAAGGTGCTATCTTCGCCGTCAGCCTCCGACGAGGAGACCTCCACGACCGTCGTCGCCGGTGATGACACACCGAAGCCGGTCGTAGGACCTTCCTTTTTAATGAATTCGTCTTCTGCTGAGGAAGACGTCCCCGATGAAGGTGGCGAACAAATTTCTGAGGTTGCGGATGATCTGTTATCCAAGCTCAATCTCAAG ATGGACCTCGAAGACACTTATACGATCCTATTTTATGGAGCTGGTACTCTTGTCACATTGTTGATTCTATCAGCTATTATTTCCTCCATTGATTCCGTCCCTTTG TTTTCCAAAGCGATGGAAGTTTTTGGCCTTGGGTTCACAGTCTGGTTCAGCTTTCGGTATCTGATCTATAAG GAAAATAGGGATGAGTTAGTCTCAAAACTTGATGATCTCAAGCAGAAGATAGTAGGGCCGAGTGATAACTGA
- the LOC135642234 gene encoding dihydrofolate reductase-like isoform X1, producing MGSLGAAIDSNHRRPKFLCLHGFRTSGAIMRSQVVGKWPEEVIGRLDLVFPDAPFPAEGKSDVEGIFPPPYYEWFQFDKDFLEYRNLDKCFAYIEDLMIEHGPFDGLMGFSQGAILSAALVGLQARGSALTRVPKVKHLIIIGGAKFQSPAVAEKAYASAVDCTSLHFLGDMDFLKKHGEALLESFINPYVIRHPKGHTVPRLGEFIHVHFCFHCPHFTVLVDFLMDHLDRSDFLLHQRGIYLQPSILVFHRFSL from the exons ATGGGGAGCCTCGGGGCCGCGATCGACTCCAACCATCGGAGGCCGAAGTTCCTGTGCCTCCATGGCTTCCGCACCAGCGGCGCGATCATGCGGTCGCAGGTGGTGGGGAAGTGGCCGGAGGAGGTAATCGGTCGATTGGACCTCGTCTTCCCCGACGCGCCCTTTCCCGCCGAGGGCAAGTCGGACGTCGAAGGCATATTCCCTCCTCCCTATTACGAGTGGTTCCAATTCGATAAA GATTTTTTGGAGTACAGGAACTTGGATAAATGCTTCGCCTACATCGAAGACCTCATGATCGAGCACGGACCGTTCGATGGCCTCATGGGCTTCTCTCAA GGTGCGATTCTCTCGGCGGCACTCGTGGGTCTTCAAGCGAGG GGGTCGGCCTTGACGAGGGTACCGAAGGTGAAGCATCTGATTATAATTGGAGGGGCGAAGTTCCAATCGCCGGCGGTGGCCGAGAAGGCGTATGCGTCTGCTGTCGATTGCACGTCGCTCCACTTTTTAG GTGACATGGACTTCTTAAAAAAGCATGGTGAAGCACTATTAGAGTCCTTTATAAATCCATACGTCATCCGGCATCCCAAGGGCCACACTGTCCCTAGGCTTGGTGAGTTTATTCATGTTCATTTCTGCTTTCACTGCCCACATTTTACTGTTTTAGTTGACTTTTTAATGGATCACCTTGATCGTTCTGATTTCTTGCTCCATCAAAGGGGTATATATTTACAGCCTTCTATATTAGTTTTTCACAGATTTAGTCTGTGA
- the LOC103991532 gene encoding uncharacterized protein LOC103991532 isoform X1 — translation MELSAPPRSLPSLLRRPFVPTISPLLLVSSRRLPNKSLLASRSPKSVPGLNRSIGRPLRATASGEEASTTVVADYDTPKRVVGPSVLVNSSSAEEDVPDEGGEQISEASDDLLPKLNLKVLSSPSASDEETSTTVVAGDDTPKPVVGPSFLMNSSSAEEDVPDEGGEQISEVADDLLSKLNLKVLSSPSASDEETSTTVVADDDTPKPVIGPSFSMNSSSAEEDVPDEGGEQISEVADDLLSKLNLKMDLEDTYTILFYGAGTLVTLLILSAIISSIDSVPLFSKAMEVFGLGFTVWFSFRYLIYKENRDELVSKLDDLKQKIVGPSDN, via the exons ATGGAGCTCTCCGCGCCTCCCCGCAGCCTCCCTTCCCTCCTCCGCCGCCCCTTCGTCCCCACCATCTCCCCTCTCCTTCTCGTTTCGTCTCGCCGGCTCCCCAACAAGTCTCTCCTCGCCTCCCGCTCCCCCAAATCGGTTCCTG GGTTGAATCGCTCCATTGGTCGCCCGCTGCGGGCCACAGCCTCGGGCGAGGAGGCCTCCACGACCGTCGTAGCCGATTATGACACACCGAAGCGGGTCGTAGGACCTTCCGTTTTGGTGAATTCGTCTTCTGCTGAGGAAGACGTCCCCGATGAAGGTGGCGAACAAATTTCTGAGGCTTCGGATGATCTGTTACCTAAGCTCAATCTCAAGGTGCTATCTTCGCCGTCAGCCTCCGACGAGGAGACCTCCACGACCGTCGTCGCCGGTGATGACACACCGAAGCCGGTCGTAGGACCTTCCTTTTTAATGAATTCGTCTTCTGCTGAGGAAGACGTCCCCGATGAAGGTGGCGAACAAATTTCTGAGGTTGCGGATGATCTGTTATCCAAGCTCAATCTCAAGGTGCTATCTTCACCGTCAGCCTCGGACGAGGAGACCTCCACGACCGTCGTAGCCGATGATGACACACCGAAGCCGGTCATAGGACCTTCCTTTTCAATGAATTCGTCTTCTGCTGAGGAAGACGTCCCCGATGAAGGTGGCGAACAAATTTCTGAGGTTGCGGATGATCTGTTATCTAAGCTCAATCTCAAG ATGGACCTCGAAGACACTTATACGATCCTATTTTATGGAGCTGGTACTCTTGTCACATTGTTGATTCTATCAGCTATTATTTCCTCCATTGATTCCGTCCCTTTG TTTTCCAAAGCGATGGAAGTTTTTGGCCTTGGGTTCACAGTCTGGTTCAGCTTTCGGTATCTGATCTATAAG GAAAATAGGGATGAGTTAGTCTCAAAACTTGATGATCTCAAGCAGAAGATAGTAGGGCCGAGTGATAACTGA
- the LOC135643525 gene encoding mitochondrial uncoupling protein 5-like: MGLKGFLEGGIASIVAGCSTHPLDLIKVRMQLQGEAISPSVSALRPAAALHGATGMTTLRHHHPALTPPRRPGPIAVGAQILRAEGPAGLFSGVSATLLRQTLYSTTRMGLYDMLKKRWSAPGDGGSIPLHRKVAAGLIAGGIGAAVGNPADVAMVRMQADGRLPPAERRNYRSVLDAIGRMVRQEGVGSLWRGSSLTVNRAMIVTASQLATYDQAKEAILRRRGSGADGLGTHVAASFAAGLVASAASNPVDVVKTRVMNMKVDKGAAAPYAGAVDCALKTVRAEGPMALYKGFVPTVSRQGPFTVVLFVTLEQVRKLLKDV; encoded by the coding sequence ATGGGCCTCAAAGGATTCCTTGAAGGAGGCATCGCCTCGATCGTCGCCGGATGCTCCACCCATCCTCTCGACCTCATCAAGGTCCGCATGCAGCTCCAAGGCGAGGCCATCAGCCCTTCGGTCTCCGCCCTTCGTCCCGCTGCCGCTCTTCACGGGGCCACCGGCATGACCACCCTCCGCCACCATCATCCTGCCCTGACCCCGCCACGGCGCCCCGGCCCGATCGCGGTGGGCGCGCAGATCCTCCGTGCTGAGGGTCCCGCGGGGCTCTTCTCCGGGGTCTCGGCCACCCTCCTCCGACAGACCCTCTACTCCACCACGCGCATGGGCCTCTACGACATGCTGAAGAAGCGCTGGTCCGCGCCCGGTGACGGCGGGTCCATCCCGCTCCACCGCAAGGTTGCCGCTGGCCTCATCGCCGGGGGCATCGGCGCCGCGGTCGGCAACCCCGCCGACGTGGCCATGGTCCGGATGCAGGCCGATGGGCGGCTCCCACCAGCGGAGCGCCGGAACTACCGGAGCGTGCTCGACGCCATCGGGCGGATGGTCCGGCAGGAAGGAGTGGGGAGCCTGTGGCGGGGGTCGTCGCTGACGGTGAACCGGGCGATGATCGTGACAGCGTCGCAGCTGGCGACGTACGACCAGGCTAAGGAAGCGATCCTTCGGCGGCGCGGGTCAGGGGCCGACGGGCTGGGGACGCACGTGGCGGCAAGCTTCGCGGCGGGGCTGGTGGCGTCGGCGGCGTCGAACCCTGTGGACGTCGTGAAGACACGGGTGATGAACATGAAGGTGGATAAAGGGGCGGCGGCGCCCTACGCCGGGGCGGTGGACTGCGCCCTCAAGACGGTGCGGGCGGAGGGACCAATGGCGCTGTACAAGGGTTTCGTGCCCACCGTGTCCCGTCAGGGCCCCTTCACCGTCGTCCTCTTCGTCACGCTCGAGCAGGTGCGCAAGCTGCTCAAGGACGTCTGA
- the LOC135642404 gene encoding cyclin-D4-1-like, with product MVPSCDHASSALLCAEDNSCVLGFDDEDDGDCEEERRISLLSEHKRRNFYGDPLTDIPPQSDECLASLVERESEHMPREDYAERLRSGALDSSIRTDTIDRILKVHAHYNFGPLSAYLAVNYLDRFLSNYELPKGKDWMTQLLSVACLSLAAKMEETEVPLSLDFQVGEANYVFEAKTIQRMELLVLSTLKWRMQALTPFSFIDFFLHKFSGGNAPTKTVVSRSMELILSTVRGADFLAFRPSEIAAAITLLVSGERQPVDVEKAVSCCLRVAKEKVLRCCEVIKDMELMRSRPLRNDNISFSSVPPSSIGVSSAVCLSCKDDDLTVESHATSHHNSSATKRRKPSRQ from the exons atggTTCCAAGCTGTGACCATGCCTCCTCTGCCCTCCTCTGCGCTGAGGACAACAGTTGCGTCCTAGGCtttgatgatgaagatgatggtGACTGTGAAGAGGAGCGCAGGATTAGTTTGCTTTCCGAACATAAAAGACGCAATTTTTATGGGGATCCCCTCACGGATATACCACCGCAATCCGATGAGTGCTTGGCCTCTTTGGTCGAGAGGGAATCCGAGCATATGCCGAGGGAGGACTACGCTGAGAGGTTGCGGTCTGGGGCATTGGACTCGTCCATAAGGACAGATACCATTGATCGGATTTTGAAG GTTCATGCGCACTACAATTTTGGACCACTGAGTGCCTATTTAGCTGTAAATTACTTGGATCGGTTCCTCTCCAACTATGAGCTACCC AAAGGCAAGGATTGGATGACACAGTTACTATCTGTGGCCTGCTTATCATTGGCTGCTAAAATGGAGGAAACCGAAGTCCCTTTGTCCTTGGATTTTCAG GTAGGTGAGGCAAACTATGTGTTTGAGGCCAAGACTATCCAGAGAATGGAGCTCCTGGTTCTGAGCACCCTTAAATGGAGGATGCAAGCTCTGACTCCTTTCTCTTTCATCGATTTCTTCCTCCATAAATTTAGCGGTGGCAATGCGCCAACTAAAACGGTGGTCTCTCGATCGATGGAACTCATTTTGAGCACAGTTAGAG GGGCTGATTTCTTAGCATTCAGACCATCAGAAATTGCCGCAGCCATTACGCTGTTGGTTTCAGGAGAGAGACAACCCGTGGATGTTGAGAAGGCGGTGTCTTGTTGCCTCCGAGTAGCCAAG GAGAAAGTCTTGAGATGCTGTGAAGTGATCAAGGACATGGAATTGATGAGATCCAGACCACTAAGAAATGATAACATATCATTTTCCTCTGTGCCACCAAGCTCAATTGGTGTGTCAAGTGCTGTATGCTTGAGCTGTAAGGATGATGATTTGACTGTCGAGTCACATGCAACAAGTCATCATAATTCTTCAGCTACTAAGAGGAGGAAACCGAGCAGGCAATGA
- the LOC135643053 gene encoding protein DETOXIFICATION 27-like produces MEVQEESVPLLTNGGTGLARRVWEESKKLWAVVGPSMIGRLALYGMCVITQAYAGHVGDLELASFSIATTVVASFAFGFMLGMASALETLCGQAFGAKRYHMLGVYMQRSWVVLFVCDILLLPLYLYATPLLELLGQPREIAEQAGYLSLWLLPMHFSFVFLFPLQRFLQCQLKNSINAAFTVLALLVHVLVSWLLLEKLKLGLTVATLTLDFSWWVAVVGQFGYVVCGGCPRTWKGFSFEAFAELWGFLKLSVSSGVMLCLENWYYRILVILAGNLKNAEIAVDALSVCMNINSWELMIPLAFFAGTGVRVANELGAGNGKGARFATIVSVATSTAVGLVFWSLIIGFHDKIALIFSTSQVIQVVVNRLCILLAFSILLNSVQPVLSGVAVGSGWQALVAYVNIGTYYFIGIPFGLILGWIFELGILGIWAGMIGGTCIQTLILAILTIRCDWDKEAMIARDRVKKWSVAADDIRTNS; encoded by the exons ATGGAGGTCCAAGAGGAGAGCGTCCCTCTGCTGACAAATGGTGGGACGGGGTTAGCGAGGAGAGTGTGGGAGGAGTCGAAGAAGCTGTGGGCGGTGGTGGGGCCGTCGATGATCGGAAGGCTCGCCTTGTATGGAATGTGCGTGATCACACAAGCGTACGCAGGGCACGTCGGTGATCTCGAGCTGGCGTCCTTCTCCATCGCCACCACTGTGGTGGCGTCGTTTGCGTTCGGCTTTATG CTTGGCATGGCGAGTGCCCTGGAGACGCTGTGCGGGCAAGCTTTCGGGGCCAAGCGGTACCACATGCTGGGTGTGTACATGCAACGATCCTGGGTCGTGCTCTTCGTCTGCgacatcctcctcctccccttgtaCTTGTACGCCACCCCGTTGCTGGAGTTGCTGGGGCAGCCGCGGGAGATAGCAGAGCAGGCCGGATACCTCTCGCTGTGGCTGCTGCCCATGCATTTCTCCTTCGTCTTCCTGTTCCCGCTGCAGAGGTTCCTCCAGTGCCAGCTGAAGAACTCCATCAACGCCGCCTTCACCGTCCTCGCCCTCCTTGTCCACGTCCTCGTCAGCTGGTTGCTCCTGGAGAAGCTGAAGCTGGGGCTCACCGTCGCCACGCTGACGCTCGACTTCTCTTGGTGGGTGGCGGTGGTGGGTCAGTTTGGGTACGTTGTCTGCGGGGGTTGTCCTCGTACTTGGAAGGGCTTCTCCTTTGAAGCATTCGCCGAGCTGTGGGGGTTTCTGAAGCTGTCGGTCTCATCCGGTGTCATGCTCTG CTTGGAGAACTGGTATTACAGGATACTTGTTATACTGGCAGGTAATCTAAAGAATGCTGAAATAGCTGTGGATGCTCTCTCTGTCTG CATGAATATAAACTCCTGGGAGCTGATGATTCCATTGGCCTTCTTTGCTGGCACAGG GGTCCGGGTTGCTAATGAGCTTGGAGCAGGCAATGGAAAAGGCGCAAGATTTGCTACCATTGTCTCTGTGGCAACATCTACAGCTGTTGGCCTTGTCTTCTGGTCTCTAATCATCGGTTTTCATGACAAAATTGCTCTTATCTTTTCAACAAGTCAAGTCATTCAGGTGGTTGTTAACAGGCTATGTATCCTATTGGCATTCAGCATTCTTCTCAACAGTGTCCAACCAGTTCTTTCTG GTGTTGCTGTTGGGTCAGGGTGGCAAGCATTGGTGGCATATGTGAATATTGGAACATACTACTTCATTGGCATCCCTTTTGGATTGATTCTAGGGTGGATTTTTGAACTTGGCATTCTG GGCATTTGGGCTGGAATGATTGGTGGAACATGCATTCAGACATTGATATTGGCCATTTTGACCATTCGATGTGACTGGGATAAAGAG GCAATGATAGCAAGGGACCGTGTAAAGAAATGGTCAGTTGCAGCCGACGATATACGTACAAATTCCTGA